The DNA window GACATATCGGGCTCGATCTCAGCAATAATATCCCCTTCATAGATATACTGTCCTTCTTCAACGTACATTTTAATAATACGACCACTCAGTTTGGACTTCACATTCACTTCTTTTACGGGTCTGATCTCACCCACTTCATCGAGAATGATAGAAATATCATCAAGCTTTGCTATCGCAGTAGGAGTTTTTTTCTGCTCTGCTTCCGGTGCTGTCTTCTTTTTCCCAAATAGTGAAAACGCAACCACAGCAACAATGATAATTATGATTATGATCCAAATAAATTTTTTCATACCTGCCTTCTTTAATACCTGTTTAAAAGTTTATCATTATTTATAAGATGAATATTTTCCTGTGCCATGATCAGCAAATAGTATTGGCTGATCCTGTTGCTCATACTCTGGAAACGCTCCTGGCGTGCATTTTCAAGTTCCGTCAGATCTGCTTGCCCGAGACGATATTTCTCGTTCACCAGGTTGAAGTGCATCTCGGAAAGAGCTTCCTGCTTCTGAGCAAGTTCATAACTCTGCTGAAGTTGGTTATAGTATTTTACTGCCTGCAAGAAATCCTGCTGCTCCTGTTTCTTTGTATGTTCATAAAGCAGTTTTGCTTGTTTATAACTGTAGTGCGACGTCTTATTCGAAGGAAGATTAGTCAGTGGATTCAGAAGCGGGTAGGAAAGGGCAATCGTATATTGGATTGGAGAACTTTTTGAATTAAAATCGAAGAGTCCACCTTTTTCCCAGTCGAGAGATTTATTCACGGAAAAGCTCAGGGTCGGGATGAACTCAAGCCAGTTCTGAATGTAGTTCATTTTGGATTGCTTTAAGCTTTCTTTGTAGGAGTTGACCGAAAGGTTGTTGTCTATATCAAGACTGTATTTCTGGTCCTGCATAATTTCATAGTCGATATCATCAAATGTGTAACTGTCTTTGTAATCAACACTTATCATGAAACAGAGATCCATCTTGCTGTTCTCGAAATTATAATTATTTTTAAGGGAATCGATCTGAGCCCGTGATAGGTCTATCTCTGCCTGCCTCATGTCAATTTCGGATACTTTACCGTAATCCCGTAGTGTTTTGGTTTCATCATAGTTCATCTGTGCTATTTTCAGTGCCATTTTCGATACATCAAAAAGCTTTTCCTGTAGAAGAACATTCAGATATGAGGAAATAATATTGTAGATCAGATTCTTGCGGGTGATCTCGAGATCGATCTTGCTTTTCTT is part of the Candidatus Cloacimonadota bacterium genome and encodes:
- a CDS encoding TolC family protein, which gives rise to MKKIFLCALMLVFAGTAFAESFTIDKVIQIGLENSYDITNQTYSMKKSKQSLYSSVLDILPNANYSISQTEAAGTTTKSGSINISETIYSDDYRYFSITNGLSSLKKSKIDLEITRKNLIYNIISSYLNVLLQEKLFDVSKMALKIAQMNYDETKTLRDYGKVSEIDMRQAEIDLSRAQIDSLKNNYNFENSKMDLCFMISVDYKDSYTFDDIDYEIMQDQKYSLDIDNNLSVNSYKESLKQSKMNYIQNWLEFIPTLSFSVNKSLDWEKGGLFDFNSKSSPIQYTIALSYPLLNPLTNLPSNKTSHYSYKQAKLLYEHTKKQEQQDFLQAVKYYNQLQQSYELAQKQEALSEMHFNLVNEKYRLGQADLTELENARQERFQSMSNRISQYYLLIMAQENIHLINNDKLLNRY